A genomic segment from Lutzomyia longipalpis isolate SR_M1_2022 chromosome 3, ASM2433408v1 encodes:
- the LOC129791878 gene encoding probable cytochrome P450 12b2, mitochondrial produces the protein MLPNSRILLRAHKFSQFRGIQKVHSSATENQHAVAFEVDTARQFSEIPGPSPFKLITGFLPGGSYYKKDFVSFLSGFKDEYGNISKIPGVLGKRDIVLVYDPEDFKTVFQTQGAFPIRRGFDTMLQYRQETRKDFYQGVLGIAVDQGQSWWDFRHKVNAAMMKPQITRKYVSAIDEVVQDFVKRQHSLRDANNEAPDDFYHELNMWALESIAYITMDTRLGIFDNTSDENMHSVMKDLKVFFELSFRLNFLPSLWKYFPTSDYRRLTKSTDNLLNTIQGYVNIGIKKVKENSDDIENEGVLKKLLEIDPKVATIMVMDSLFAGVDTTSSGVFSVMYLLAKNPEKQEKLRKELLKILPEKNSPFTVENTSNLPYLRACIKEAFRLMPVTFGNFRTTGQDVVLSGYHIPKGTDIMMGNQIVHQQEKYFQRASEFQPERWIRPENSKITCPVNASSHPFAYLPFGFGTRMCIGRRFAEMEIESIVSRFVRHYNIEWKHPDPKVACLAINMPVTPLKFRFTEIGA, from the exons ATGCTGCCCAATTCGAGAATCCTCTTGCGTGCCCATAAATTCTCCCAATTTAGGGGGATACAGAAAGTC CATTCCTCTGCAACGGAAAATCAACATGCGGTTGCCTTTGAAGTGGATACTGCGCGGCAATTTAGTGAAATTCCCGGACCGAgtccatttaaattaattacaggCTTCCTACCTGGTGGGAGTTACTACAAGAAGGACTTTGTGAGTTTTCTTAGTGGCTTCAAGGATGAATATgggaatatttcaaaaattcccggAGTTTTGGGGAAACGGGATATTGTCTTAGTGTACGATCCTGAGGATTTTAAGACAGTCTTCCAGACTCAGGGTGCCTTTCCAATAAGGAGGGGATTCGATACAATGCTTCAATATCGACAGGAGACTCGTAAGGATTTCTATCAAGGAGTTTTGGGTATAGCTGTTGA CCAAGGACAAAGCTGGTGGGATTTCCGGCATAAGGTGAATGCAGCAATGATGAAGCCACAAATTACGAGAAAATACGTCTCAGCCATTGATGAGGTGGTGCAGGATTTTGTGAAAAGGCAGCACAGTCTCAGGGATGCCAACAATGAGGCACCAGATGATTTTTATCATGAACTCAACATGTGGGCCCTGGAGTCCATTGCCTACATCACAATGGACACAAGGCTGGGAATTTTTGATAATACCTCCGATGAGAATATGCATTCAGTCATGAAG gATCTGAAGGTATTCTTCGAACTGAGTTTTAGGCTCAACTTCTTGCCttctctttggaaatatttcccAACATCTGACTATCGACGTCTTACAAAAAGCACTGATAATCTTCTAAA TACCATTCAAGGTTACGTTAATATTGGAATCAAGAAggtcaaagaaaattccgaTGATATAGAAAATGAAGGAGTCCTGAAGAAACTCCTGGAAATCGATCCAAAAGTGGCAACAATTATGGTGATGGATTCGTTATTTGCTGGAGTTGATACG acTTCCTCAGGAGTCTTCTCCGTCATGTACCTCTTGGCTAAGAATCCGGAAAAGCAGGAAAAACTGAGGAAGGAATTGCTGAAGATCCTTCctgagaaaaattctccgtTTACAGTTGAAAATACCAGCAATTTGCCCTATTTGAGGGCTTGCATTAAGGAGGCCTTCCGCTTAATGCCAGTTACCTTTGGGAACTTCCGTACAACTGGCCAGGATGTCGTCCTGAGTGGCTATCACATTCCAAAAGgc aCTGACATCATGATGGGCAATCAGATTGTCCACCAGCAGGAAAAGTATTTCCAAAGAGCATCGGAATTTCAGCCTGAGCGATGGATTCGTCCGGAAAATAGCAAGATTACATGTCCTGTGAATGCTTCGTCGCATCCTTTTGCATATCTTCCCTTTGGCTTTGGGACCAGGATGTGCATTGGAAGACGCTTTGCTGAAATGGAAATTGAGTCCATTGTGTCGCGTTTTGTTCGACACTACAACATTGAGTGGAAGCATCCGGATCCCAAAGTTGCCTGCCTGGCCATTAACATGCCGGTGACTCCGCTCAAGTTCCGCTTCACTGAAATTGGAGCTTAA
- the LOC129791952 gene encoding syndecan, giving the protein MRGEMRRINQCWLILAFLYGSTICFAAATEKPDAPSALTSSTVGNSGTPKDEIYIDDESLEGSGGRGEIRDDLEKEPDYSGSGLGPDDEDSTTNRHQTQLNTNRNNKDRGRGGSSLDAENGSGDGDDDDDDVDVEFDRHEEKKPKPLYPNTSDDEDIDIDDPRTNRKDKVNTHHSVESEIDLQEIDHNHSTDPPHSSSESNNEVFIMNTKAEDRTASFFAQPGILAAVIGGAVVGLLCAILVVMFIVYRMRKKDEGSYALDEPKRSPAVNSYAKNSNNREFYA; this is encoded by the exons ATGCGGGGAGAAATGAGGCGAATAAATCAATGCTGGCTCATTCTAGCATTTCTATATGGCAGCACAATTTGTTTTGCTGCAGCAACAGAGAAG CCTGATGCACCGTCAGCTCTTACGAGCAGTACTGTAGGGAACAGTGGTACACCCAAGGATGAAATTTACATCGATGATGAGAGTCTCGAAGGATCTGGTGGACGAGGAGAG ataAGAGACGATTTAGAGAAGGAACCCGATTATTCTGGATCTGGTCTTGGGCCGGACGATGAGGATTCAACAACAAATCGCCACCAGACACAATTGAATACAAATAGGAATAATAAAGATAGAGGACGTGGTGGTTCGTCTCTGGATGCGGAAAATGGATCAGGTGAtggggatgatgatgatgatgatgttgaTGTGGAATTCGATAGACATGAGGAGAAGAAACCCAAACCACTCTACCCCAACACAAGTGACGACGAAGACATTGACA TTGATGACCCAAGGACAAACAGAAAGGATAAAGTGAATACACATCATTCGGTTGAATCTGAAATTGATCTTCAGGAGATCGATCACAATCACAGTACTGATCCTCCACACTCGAGTAGTGAAAGCAATAACGAGGTATTCATCATGAATACAAAGGCGGAAGATAGGACAGCGTCCTTCTTTGCCCAACCAGGAATACTAGcag CTGTTATTGGAGGAGCTGTCGTGGGACTTCTATGTGCAATTCTCGTAGTAATGTTCATTGTTTATCGAATGAGGAAAAAAGATGAAGGTTCTTATGCCCTCGATGAGCCAAAGAGATCGCCCGCAGTGAACTCTTATgctaaaaattccaataatcGCGAATTCTATGCATGA
- the LOC129791884 gene encoding medium-chain specific acyl-CoA dehydrogenase, mitochondrial, with protein MAQLLRQIVRSTALPGARCFSSQAAESLGPSFQLSELQNDFQQAARKFAREEIIPVAAHHDRTGEYPWDIIKKAHSMGLMNLHIPKSVGGMELNTLTTCIVAEELAYGCTGIFTALEASTLGQTPVLIAGNPEQKKKYLGRLLEEPLVAAYAVTEPGAGSDVNGVKTRAERKGDEYILNGQKMWITNGGVANWYFVLARTNPDPKASASKAFTGFIVERDFPGVIPGRKEINMGQRASDTRGITFEDVRIPKENVLIGEGAGFKVAMGTFDKTRPPVASGAVGLAQRCLDEATKYSLERKTFGVPIAHHQAVSFMLADMAIGVETARLAYWRAAWEVDQGRRNTYYASIAKAHAADLANKIAADAVQIFGGNGFNSEYPVEKLMRDAKIYQIYEGTSQVQRLIISREMLAKQGTQ; from the exons ATGGCTCAACTCCTTCGACAG ATTGTACGGTCAACAGCTCTCCCTGGTGCGCGATGTTTCAGCTCTCAGGCTGCAGAGAGCCTTGGACCGAGCTTCCAGCTGTCAGAGCTTCAGAATGATTTCCAACAAGCTGCCCGGAAGTTTGcaagagaagaaattattcCAGTTGCTGCACATCACGACCGCACGGGTGAATACCCGTGGGATATCATCAAGAAAGCCCACAGTATGGGGCTGATGAACCTCCACATCCCAAAATCCGTCGGTGGCATGGAACTCAATACCCTCACGACGTGCATTGTGGCTGAGGAGCTGGCGTATGGGTGTACGGGGATTTTCACAGCTCTCGAAGCAAGTACCCTGGGGCAGACACCGGTACTCATTGCTGGGAATCCGGAGCAGAAGAAGAAGTACCTGGGACGTTTGTTGGAGGAACCCCTTGTGGCTGCTTATGCTGTCACCGAACCCGGAGCTGGGAGTGATGTAAACGGTGTGAAGACACGTGCTGAGCGCAAGGGGGATGAATACATTCTCAATGGGCAGAAGATGTGGATTACAAATGGTGGCGTAGCTAATTGGTACTTTGTCCTGGCACGCACAAATCCCGATCCAAAGGCTTCAGCTAGCAAAGCCTTCACGGGATTTATTGTTGAGAGAGATTTTCCGGGAGTTATTCCCGGGAGGAAg gaaataaatATGGGCCAGAGGGCTTCAGATACACGTGGTATCACCTTTGAGGATGTGAGGATCCCAAAGGAGAATGTACTGATTGGCGAGGGAGCGGGATTCAAGGTAGCAATGGGAACTTTCGACAAAACACGCCCACCTGTGGCTTCTGGGGCAGTTGGGCTGGCTCAACGATGCCTCGATGAAGCCACCAAGTACTCACTAGAGAGAAAGACCTTCGGAGTACCCATTGCACATCACCAGGCTGTCTCCTTTATGCTAGCCGATATGGCAATTGGCGTGGAGACTGCTCGTTTGGCTTACTGGAGAGCCGCCTGGGAGGTTGATCAag GACGTCGCAATACGTACTACGCATCAATTGCAAAAGCCCACGCTGCAGATTTAGCCAATAAAATTGCCGCTGATGCTGTTCAGATCTTCGGTGGCAACGGCTTCAATTCAGAGTACCCAGTGGAGAAGCTAATGCGTGATGCGAAAATCTACCAAATCTACGAGGGAACTTCTCAGGTGCAGAGACTGATTATCTCCAGGGAAATGCTGGCAAAGCAGGGCACACAATAA